A region of Planktomarina temperata RCA23 DNA encodes the following proteins:
- a CDS encoding DUF6538 domain-containing protein, whose protein sequence is MLATKSNSYTFQKDGIWYFSRRVPADLRRHYRTGRIAYSLRTKSVRDARIRAMSDA, encoded by the coding sequence ATGCTGGCAACCAAATCTAATAGTTATACGTTCCAAAAAGATGGAATCTGGTATTTCTCCCGTAGAGTACCTGCTGATTTACGGCGGCATTATAGAACAGGCAGAATTGCTTATTCTTTGAGGACTAAGTCTGTCAGGGATGCCCGTATTAGGGCGATGAGTGATGCGTAG